A single Carettochelys insculpta isolate YL-2023 chromosome 2, ASM3395843v1, whole genome shotgun sequence DNA region contains:
- the PAK1IP1 gene encoding p21-activated protein kinase-interacting protein 1 isoform X2 translates to MMEGPETWPPSAGEEPGGMELVGGCYEQILFGFALRPEENWTPVPDFTHHAHTASLSAVAVNNRYVVTGSRDETIQIYDMKKKIEHGALLHHNGTVTCLEFYGNAHLLSGAEDGLICIWDTKRWECLKAIKAHKGHVTSLSIHPSGKLALSVGTDKTLRTWNLVEGRSAFIKNLKQNAHIVKWSPSGENYVVVVTNKVDIYKLETASVSGTITTERRISSVRFITDSVLAVAGDDEVVRLYDCCSQKCLCEFKAHENRIKDVYSFEKKGLQVIVTASSDGYIKLWRLELDKIQATPALLCEVNTKARLTCLAVWQDTASEARKNPDKATTSSNVNEDEQPLVNTKKKVCWTDNSDKSAKGNRPEMPKRQKLESAQQEKKKKLQSSK, encoded by the exons ATGATGGAAGGACCCGAAACGTGGCCTCCGAGCGCGGGGGAAGAACCCGGGGGTATGGAGCTAGTCGGTGGTTGCTACGAGCAGATTCTTTTCGGCTTCGCGCTGCGGCCGGAGGAG AACTGGACGCCTGTCCCTGACTTTACCCATCATGCCCACACTGCCTCATTATCAGCAGTAGCAGTTAATAACAGATATGTAGTCACTGGCAGTAGAGATGAAACAATCCAAATATATGACATGAAAAAGAAGATAGAACATGGGGCATTGCTGCATCATAATG GCACGGTGACTTGCCTGGAGTTCTATGGGAATGCACACTTACtgagtggagcagaagatggATTGATTTGTATTTGGGACACAAAGAGATGGGAGTGTCTGAAAGCAATTAAAGCACATAA GGGGCATGTGACATCTCTTTCTATTCACCCTTCTGGAAAATTAGCTTTGTCAGTAGGCACAGATAAGACATTAAG AACATGGAATCTTGTAGAAGGAAGGTCTGCATTCATCAAAAATCTGAAGCAAA ATGCACACATAGTTAAATGGTCTCCAAGTGGAGAAAACTATGTGGTGGTCGTAACTAATAAAGTGGATATTTACAAACTTGAAACAGCATCTGTTAGTGGGACCATCACAACTGAGAGGAGAATTTCTTCAGTTAGATTTATAACA GATTCTGTCCTTGCTGTTGCTGGAGATGATGAAGTTGTAAGACTCTATGACTGTTGCTCACAAAAGTGCCTATGTGAATTTAAAGCCCATGAAAACAG AATAAAAGATGTctacagttttgaaaaaaaaggacTACAGGTTATTGTTACTGCATCCAGTGATGGATACATTAAATTATGGCGTCTTGAACTTGATAAG ATCCAGGCTACCCCAGCTTTGCTATGTGAGGTTAATACCAAAGCCAGGCTTACATGTCTAGCAGTATGGCAAGACACAGCTTCAGAAGCCAGAAAGAACCCTGACAAAGCCACAACCTCTTCTAATG TAAATGAAGATGAACAGCCTTTGGTAAATACGAAAAAGAAAGTTTGTTGGACTGATAATAGTGATAAATCAGCAAAGGGAAATAGGCCAGAGATGCCCAAGAGACAAAAATTAGAAAgtgcacagcaagagaagaaaaagaaactacAGAGCTCAAAATGA
- the PAK1IP1 gene encoding p21-activated protein kinase-interacting protein 1 isoform X1 encodes MMEGPETWPPSAGEEPGGMELVGGCYEQILFGFALRPEENWTPVPDFTHHAHTASLSAVAVNNRYVVTGSRDETIQIYDMKKKIEHGALLHHNGTVTCLEFYGNAHLLSGAEDGLICIWDTKRWECLKAIKAHKGHVTSLSIHPSGKLALSVGTDKTLRTWNLVEGRSAFIKNLKQNAHIVKWSPSGENYVVVVTNKVDIYKLETASVSGTITTERRISSVRFITDSVLAVAGDDEVVRLYDCCSQKCLCEFKAHENRIKDVYSFEKKGLQVIVTASSDGYIKLWRLELDKIQATPALLCEVNTKARLTCLAVWQDTASEARKNPDKATTSSNGNIINEDEQPLVNTKKKVCWTDNSDKSAKGNRPEMPKRQKLESAQQEKKKKLQSSK; translated from the exons ATGATGGAAGGACCCGAAACGTGGCCTCCGAGCGCGGGGGAAGAACCCGGGGGTATGGAGCTAGTCGGTGGTTGCTACGAGCAGATTCTTTTCGGCTTCGCGCTGCGGCCGGAGGAG AACTGGACGCCTGTCCCTGACTTTACCCATCATGCCCACACTGCCTCATTATCAGCAGTAGCAGTTAATAACAGATATGTAGTCACTGGCAGTAGAGATGAAACAATCCAAATATATGACATGAAAAAGAAGATAGAACATGGGGCATTGCTGCATCATAATG GCACGGTGACTTGCCTGGAGTTCTATGGGAATGCACACTTACtgagtggagcagaagatggATTGATTTGTATTTGGGACACAAAGAGATGGGAGTGTCTGAAAGCAATTAAAGCACATAA GGGGCATGTGACATCTCTTTCTATTCACCCTTCTGGAAAATTAGCTTTGTCAGTAGGCACAGATAAGACATTAAG AACATGGAATCTTGTAGAAGGAAGGTCTGCATTCATCAAAAATCTGAAGCAAA ATGCACACATAGTTAAATGGTCTCCAAGTGGAGAAAACTATGTGGTGGTCGTAACTAATAAAGTGGATATTTACAAACTTGAAACAGCATCTGTTAGTGGGACCATCACAACTGAGAGGAGAATTTCTTCAGTTAGATTTATAACA GATTCTGTCCTTGCTGTTGCTGGAGATGATGAAGTTGTAAGACTCTATGACTGTTGCTCACAAAAGTGCCTATGTGAATTTAAAGCCCATGAAAACAG AATAAAAGATGTctacagttttgaaaaaaaaggacTACAGGTTATTGTTACTGCATCCAGTGATGGATACATTAAATTATGGCGTCTTGAACTTGATAAG ATCCAGGCTACCCCAGCTTTGCTATGTGAGGTTAATACCAAAGCCAGGCTTACATGTCTAGCAGTATGGCAAGACACAGCTTCAGAAGCCAGAAAGAACCCTGACAAAGCCACAACCTCTTCTAATGGTAACATAA TAAATGAAGATGAACAGCCTTTGGTAAATACGAAAAAGAAAGTTTGTTGGACTGATAATAGTGATAAATCAGCAAAGGGAAATAGGCCAGAGATGCCCAAGAGACAAAAATTAGAAAgtgcacagcaagagaagaaaaagaaactacAGAGCTCAAAATGA
- the PAK1IP1 gene encoding p21-activated protein kinase-interacting protein 1 isoform X3 produces MKKKIEHGALLHHNGTVTCLEFYGNAHLLSGAEDGLICIWDTKRWECLKAIKAHKGHVTSLSIHPSGKLALSVGTDKTLRTWNLVEGRSAFIKNLKQNAHIVKWSPSGENYVVVVTNKVDIYKLETASVSGTITTERRISSVRFITDSVLAVAGDDEVVRLYDCCSQKCLCEFKAHENRIKDVYSFEKKGLQVIVTASSDGYIKLWRLELDKIQATPALLCEVNTKARLTCLAVWQDTASEARKNPDKATTSSNGNIINEDEQPLVNTKKKVCWTDNSDKSAKGNRPEMPKRQKLESAQQEKKKKLQSSK; encoded by the exons ATGAAAAAGAAGATAGAACATGGGGCATTGCTGCATCATAATG GCACGGTGACTTGCCTGGAGTTCTATGGGAATGCACACTTACtgagtggagcagaagatggATTGATTTGTATTTGGGACACAAAGAGATGGGAGTGTCTGAAAGCAATTAAAGCACATAA GGGGCATGTGACATCTCTTTCTATTCACCCTTCTGGAAAATTAGCTTTGTCAGTAGGCACAGATAAGACATTAAG AACATGGAATCTTGTAGAAGGAAGGTCTGCATTCATCAAAAATCTGAAGCAAA ATGCACACATAGTTAAATGGTCTCCAAGTGGAGAAAACTATGTGGTGGTCGTAACTAATAAAGTGGATATTTACAAACTTGAAACAGCATCTGTTAGTGGGACCATCACAACTGAGAGGAGAATTTCTTCAGTTAGATTTATAACA GATTCTGTCCTTGCTGTTGCTGGAGATGATGAAGTTGTAAGACTCTATGACTGTTGCTCACAAAAGTGCCTATGTGAATTTAAAGCCCATGAAAACAG AATAAAAGATGTctacagttttgaaaaaaaaggacTACAGGTTATTGTTACTGCATCCAGTGATGGATACATTAAATTATGGCGTCTTGAACTTGATAAG ATCCAGGCTACCCCAGCTTTGCTATGTGAGGTTAATACCAAAGCCAGGCTTACATGTCTAGCAGTATGGCAAGACACAGCTTCAGAAGCCAGAAAGAACCCTGACAAAGCCACAACCTCTTCTAATGGTAACATAA TAAATGAAGATGAACAGCCTTTGGTAAATACGAAAAAGAAAGTTTGTTGGACTGATAATAGTGATAAATCAGCAAAGGGAAATAGGCCAGAGATGCCCAAGAGACAAAAATTAGAAAgtgcacagcaagagaagaaaaagaaactacAGAGCTCAAAATGA